In one window of Skermanella rosea DNA:
- a CDS encoding DMT family transporter, whose amino-acid sequence MAFFSTRLFPSKLSVTVEGALWMVTAAALFSVLNLLIRHASTELHPFQVTFFRNFFSLAFMLPWLMRAGLGGLRTRKWGLYSTRALTGLAAMLTWFYAISVMPLAEAVALNFTTPLFATVGAALFLGEVVRLRRWTATVVGFLGVLVIVRPDAEAIDLVAVLVLVSACFSAASALQVKALARTESTTAMVTYMVLFLTPMSLVPALFVWSWPSWGMLVWLVAMGGVATLGHLSLTRAFHMADASAMMPFDYTKLPFAALLGYVMFGETMDLWSWVGAGIIAGSTIYIAQREASLARRERTAAAASASVRDPGR is encoded by the coding sequence GTGGATGGTCACGGCGGCGGCCCTGTTCTCGGTGCTGAACCTGCTGATCCGCCACGCCTCGACCGAGCTGCACCCGTTCCAGGTCACCTTCTTCCGCAACTTCTTCAGCCTGGCCTTCATGCTGCCCTGGTTGATGCGGGCGGGACTGGGCGGCCTGCGGACCCGCAAGTGGGGCCTCTACTCGACGCGCGCCCTGACCGGGCTGGCCGCCATGCTGACCTGGTTCTACGCGATCAGCGTGATGCCCCTGGCGGAGGCGGTGGCGCTCAACTTCACCACGCCGCTGTTCGCCACCGTGGGCGCAGCACTCTTCCTGGGCGAGGTGGTCCGGCTGCGGCGCTGGACCGCCACCGTCGTGGGGTTCCTCGGCGTCCTCGTGATCGTCAGGCCCGATGCCGAGGCCATCGATCTGGTGGCGGTGCTGGTGCTGGTGTCGGCCTGCTTCAGCGCGGCGTCGGCGCTCCAGGTCAAGGCGCTGGCGCGGACCGAGTCGACCACAGCCATGGTGACCTACATGGTGCTGTTCCTGACCCCCATGTCGCTGGTCCCGGCGCTGTTCGTCTGGTCCTGGCCGAGCTGGGGGATGCTGGTATGGCTGGTCGCCATGGGCGGCGTCGCGACGCTGGGCCACCTGTCGCTGACCCGCGCGTTCCACATGGCCGACGCCTCCGCGATGATGCCGTTCGACTATACCAAGCTGCCCTTCGCGGCGTTGCTCGGCTACGTCATGTTCGGCGAGACCATGGACCTGTGGAGCTGGGTCGGCGCCGGGATCATCGCCGGTTCCACCATCTACATCGCCCAGCGGGAGGCGTCGCTGGCCCGCCGGGAGCGGACGGCCGCCGCGGCCTCGGCCAGCGTCCGGGACCCCGGGCGCTAA
- a CDS encoding DUF3429 domain-containing protein, producing MLSDTPRPALALGFAGLIPFYLGAAAVWLAPLPWNVHALQVQVLYAATILSFLGAVHWGLALANWGGDPPSPGKPAPAMTWTRLGWSVVPALVAWIAVALTAVPALVTFIVAFAGMYLGDRAAVQAGHAPGWYLPMRRALTVLVILALALSLARVLLGLAPDQVTS from the coding sequence ATGCTGTCCGATACTCCCCGTCCCGCCCTCGCGCTCGGCTTCGCCGGGCTGATCCCTTTCTACCTGGGAGCCGCCGCCGTCTGGCTGGCGCCGCTGCCCTGGAACGTCCATGCGCTCCAGGTCCAGGTCCTCTATGCCGCGACCATCCTGTCGTTCCTGGGCGCCGTCCATTGGGGACTGGCGCTGGCGAATTGGGGCGGCGATCCCCCGTCCCCCGGCAAACCGGCGCCCGCCATGACCTGGACCCGCCTGGGCTGGAGCGTGGTGCCGGCGCTGGTGGCCTGGATCGCCGTCGCCCTGACGGCGGTGCCGGCGCTGGTCACCTTCATCGTCGCCTTCGCCGGCATGTATCTCGGCGACCGCGCCGCGGTGCAAGCCGGCCACGCGCCCGGCTGGTACCTGCCGATGCGCAGGGCGCTGACCGTGCTGGTGATCCTGGCGCTCGCCCTGTCGCTGGCCCGGGTGCTGCTGGGCTTGGCGCCCGACCAGGTCACCAGTTAG
- a CDS encoding SDR family NAD(P)-dependent oxidoreductase, translating to MKVKDHAAIITGGGSGMGAETARRLAAEGARVALFDLNVDAVQAVADEIGGIAVQCDVSDAASTEAAFATAREAHGPARIAISCAGVATPGRIVGREGPLDLAAFKRVVDINLVGTFNVMRLAAYDMSKLDPLETSERGVIINTASVAGFEGQIGQAAYGSSKGGVIALGLPAARELARFGIRVMTIAPGLIATPMLLTMPQEVQDSLAASVPFPNRFGDAGEYADLALHIIGNVMLNGDVIRLDGALRLAPK from the coding sequence ATGAAGGTCAAGGATCATGCCGCCATCATCACCGGCGGCGGCTCGGGCATGGGGGCGGAAACCGCCCGGCGCCTCGCGGCGGAAGGCGCCAGGGTCGCCCTGTTCGACCTCAACGTCGACGCCGTCCAGGCGGTGGCCGACGAAATCGGCGGGATCGCGGTCCAGTGCGACGTATCCGACGCCGCCAGCACCGAGGCGGCCTTCGCCACGGCGCGCGAGGCCCACGGCCCGGCCCGCATCGCGATCAGCTGTGCCGGCGTGGCGACGCCCGGCCGCATCGTCGGCCGCGAGGGGCCGCTCGACCTCGCCGCCTTCAAGCGGGTGGTGGACATCAACCTGGTCGGCACCTTCAACGTGATGCGCTTGGCCGCCTACGACATGAGCAAGCTCGACCCGCTGGAAACCTCGGAGCGGGGCGTCATCATCAACACGGCGTCGGTCGCCGGGTTCGAGGGCCAGATCGGGCAGGCCGCCTACGGCTCGTCCAAGGGCGGCGTGATCGCGCTCGGCCTGCCGGCGGCGCGCGAGCTGGCCCGTTTCGGCATCCGGGTCATGACCATCGCGCCGGGCCTGATCGCCACGCCGATGCTGCTGACCATGCCGCAGGAGGTCCAGGACAGCCTCGCCGCCTCGGTGCCGTTCCCCAACCGCTTCGGCGACGCGGGCGAATACGCCGACCTGGCGCTGCACATCATCGGCAACGTCATGCTGAACGGCGACGTCATCCGCCTGGACGGCGCCCTGCGCCTGGCACCGAAGTAA
- a CDS encoding methylated-DNA--[protein]-cysteine S-methyltransferase, with the protein MTFADPMEDQDLRSHYAAIAAAIDRIVDGYQDQPSLEDMAAAANMSPFHFQRVFKRWAGISPKRFAQFVTLGHAKRLLDEDGSVLDTALEVGLSGPSRLHDLFVACEAMTPGDYKAGAASLTVRWGLHDSPFGRALMAATPRGLCWLSFVIDGDERAAVATFREEWGEAALVEDPAATAGIVDRVFGGEAAGEAIPLVLRGTNFQIKVWEALLRIPAGRFVSYQDLARAVGRPEAPRAVGAAVGRNPISLIIPCHRVILKSGVVHNYRWGVRRKKALLAYEAARAAG; encoded by the coding sequence ATGACCTTTGCCGATCCGATGGAGGACCAGGACCTCCGCAGCCATTACGCCGCCATCGCCGCCGCGATCGACCGGATCGTGGACGGCTACCAGGACCAGCCCTCGCTGGAGGACATGGCCGCGGCGGCCAACATGAGCCCGTTCCATTTCCAGCGCGTGTTCAAGCGCTGGGCCGGGATCAGCCCCAAGCGGTTCGCCCAGTTCGTGACGCTGGGCCATGCCAAGCGCCTGCTGGACGAGGACGGCAGCGTGCTGGACACCGCGCTGGAGGTGGGGCTGTCCGGCCCCAGCCGCCTGCACGACCTGTTCGTCGCGTGCGAGGCGATGACCCCCGGCGACTACAAGGCCGGAGCCGCCAGCCTGACGGTCCGCTGGGGCCTGCACGACAGCCCGTTCGGCCGCGCGCTGATGGCGGCCACGCCGCGCGGGCTGTGCTGGCTGAGCTTCGTGATCGACGGCGACGAGCGGGCGGCGGTCGCGACGTTCCGGGAAGAATGGGGGGAGGCCGCTCTGGTCGAGGACCCCGCCGCCACCGCCGGCATCGTGGACCGGGTCTTCGGCGGCGAGGCGGCGGGAGAGGCGATCCCGCTGGTGCTGCGCGGCACCAATTTCCAGATCAAGGTCTGGGAGGCGCTGCTGCGCATCCCGGCCGGCCGCTTCGTCAGCTACCAGGACCTGGCCCGCGCCGTCGGCCGGCCGGAGGCGCCGCGCGCCGTCGGGGCCGCCGTGGGGCGCAACCCGATCAGCCTGATCATCCCGTGCCACCGGGTGATCCTGAAGTCGGGCGTCGTCCACAATTACCGCTGGGGCGTGCGCCGCAAGAAGGCCCTGCTGGCCTACGAGGCGGCACGCGCCGCCGGATAG
- a CDS encoding DUF2244 domain-containing protein, translating to MTAIAHDDAAEPRIFFDAILHPHRSLSRRGFAIFMGAFTAISLTVGGFFWLQGAWPIFGFFGLDILLVWWAFRRSYRSARMYETVRLTERELVVHRVGVTGDDRCWTFQPYWLRVTMDDPPEHESQVTLTSHGQTLTVGSFLSPEERLDFAKALNEALGRCRRVHPGA from the coding sequence ATGACCGCCATTGCCCATGACGATGCCGCGGAACCGCGGATCTTCTTCGACGCGATCCTGCATCCCCACAGGAGCCTGTCGCGGCGGGGATTCGCGATCTTCATGGGGGCCTTCACGGCGATCAGCCTGACGGTCGGCGGGTTCTTCTGGCTCCAGGGCGCCTGGCCGATCTTCGGCTTCTTCGGGCTGGACATCCTGCTGGTCTGGTGGGCGTTCCGCCGGAGCTATCGTAGCGCCCGCATGTACGAGACGGTCCGCCTGACCGAGCGCGAGTTGGTGGTCCACCGGGTCGGCGTGACCGGCGACGACCGGTGCTGGACTTTCCAGCCCTATTGGTTGCGGGTCACCATGGACGATCCGCCCGAGCACGAGAGCCAGGTGACGCTGACCAGCCACGGCCAGACCCTGACCGTCGGCTCCTTCCTGTCGCCGGAGGAGCGGCTGGACTTCGCCAAGGCGCTGAACGAGGCGCTGGGCCGCTGCCGGCGCGTCCATCCCGGCGCCTGA
- the nth gene encoding endonuclease III has translation MKPADIEEFFRRLAADNPAPKTELEFTNPYTLLVAVVLSAQATDVGVNRATGPLFQVVQTPQQMLDLGEEKLRHYIRTIGLFNTKARNVMKLSEILVSQHGGEVPRKRNELEALPGVGRKTANVVLNVAFGQTTIAVDTHIFRVSNRTGLARGKTPEEVERKLVRYVPARWKPHAHHWLILHGRYICKARKPDCPACVVRDLCAYPDKTTERDMLEDPPVPVSAG, from the coding sequence ATGAAGCCAGCCGACATCGAAGAATTCTTCCGCCGCCTTGCCGCCGACAACCCGGCGCCCAAGACCGAATTGGAGTTCACCAACCCCTATACCCTGCTGGTCGCCGTGGTGCTGTCCGCCCAGGCGACCGACGTCGGTGTCAACAGGGCGACGGGCCCGCTGTTCCAGGTCGTCCAGACGCCGCAGCAGATGCTCGACCTGGGGGAGGAGAAGCTTCGCCACTACATCAGGACGATCGGCCTGTTCAACACCAAGGCCAGGAACGTCATGAAGCTGTCGGAGATCCTGGTCTCCCAGCACGGCGGCGAGGTGCCGCGCAAGCGGAATGAGCTGGAAGCCCTACCCGGCGTCGGCCGCAAGACCGCCAACGTGGTGCTGAACGTGGCGTTCGGCCAGACCACCATCGCGGTGGACACCCATATCTTCCGGGTCTCCAACCGGACCGGGCTGGCGCGCGGCAAGACGCCGGAGGAGGTCGAGCGCAAGCTGGTGCGCTACGTGCCGGCCCGCTGGAAACCCCACGCGCACCATTGGCTGATCCTGCACGGCCGCTACATCTGCAAGGCCCGCAAGCCGGACTGCCCGGCCTGCGTCGTGCGCGACCTCTGCGCCTATCCCGACAAGACCACCGAGCGCGACATGCTGGAAGACCCGCCCGTGCCGGTCAGCGCCGGCTGA
- a CDS encoding L,D-transpeptidase family protein, producing the protein MDIEVSRDGVLTWPGGSFRCALGRGGISAVKREGDGATPVGSFPLRRVLYRPDRLTVPETALPVAYIAPDDGWCDDPADPDYNRPVKLPFVPSHEEMWRTDGLYDVVVVIGHNDDPVVPGEGSAVFMHVAKPDYEPTAGCVALALPDLLALLRDCRPGDRLTVAG; encoded by the coding sequence ATGGATATCGAGGTTTCACGGGATGGCGTCCTGACCTGGCCCGGCGGCAGCTTCCGCTGCGCGCTCGGCCGCGGCGGCATCAGCGCCGTCAAGCGCGAAGGCGACGGCGCCACGCCGGTCGGCAGCTTCCCCCTGCGCCGGGTGCTCTACCGCCCGGACCGGCTGACCGTACCGGAGACCGCGCTTCCCGTGGCGTACATCGCCCCGGATGACGGCTGGTGCGACGACCCCGCCGACCCGGACTACAACCGTCCGGTCAAGCTCCCCTTCGTCCCCAGCCACGAGGAGATGTGGCGGACCGACGGCCTGTACGACGTCGTGGTGGTGATCGGCCACAACGACGATCCCGTCGTCCCCGGCGAGGGAAGCGCCGTCTTCATGCATGTGGCGAAGCCCGATTACGAGCCGACCGCCGGCTGCGTCGCCCTGGCGCTGCCAGATCTCCTGGCCCTGCTGCGAGACTGCCGCCCGGGCGACCGCCTGACCGTCGCCGGCTGA
- a CDS encoding YggS family pyridoxal phosphate-dependent enzyme, with the protein MMTIDTPTPESGSDVAANLAAVRDAIAEAAREAGRDPAGVTLVAVGKVQPVEKLEAALEAGQRVFGENRVQEAKAKFPALRERYPDIELHLIGPLQTNKVKEAVALFDVIQTVDRPKLAKALAEEMAKQGRRPACYVEVNTGAEPQKAGIPPEEVGAFLETCRTEYGLPVSGLMCIPPADEEPALHFALLSDLAKRHGLPVVSMGMSGDFETAVRFGATHVRVGTAIFGARPPKE; encoded by the coding sequence ATGATGACCATAGATACGCCCACACCCGAATCCGGTTCCGACGTCGCCGCCAACCTAGCGGCCGTGCGCGACGCCATAGCCGAGGCCGCCCGCGAGGCCGGGCGCGATCCCGCCGGCGTCACGCTGGTCGCCGTCGGAAAGGTCCAGCCGGTCGAAAAGCTGGAGGCGGCGCTGGAGGCCGGCCAGCGCGTGTTCGGCGAGAACAGGGTGCAGGAGGCGAAGGCCAAGTTCCCGGCGCTCCGCGAGCGCTATCCCGACATCGAGCTTCACCTGATCGGCCCGCTCCAGACCAACAAGGTGAAGGAGGCGGTGGCGCTGTTCGACGTGATCCAGACCGTGGACCGGCCCAAGCTGGCCAAGGCGCTGGCCGAGGAGATGGCCAAGCAGGGCCGGCGGCCGGCCTGCTATGTCGAGGTCAATACCGGGGCGGAGCCGCAGAAGGCCGGCATCCCGCCGGAGGAGGTCGGCGCCTTCCTGGAGACCTGCCGGACCGAATACGGGCTGCCGGTCTCCGGCCTGATGTGCATCCCGCCGGCGGACGAGGAGCCCGCCCTGCATTTCGCGCTGCTGTCCGACCTGGCGAAACGCCACGGCCTGCCCGTTGTCAGCATGGGCATGAGCGGCGACTTTGAGACGGCGGTACGCTTCGGCGCCACCCATGTCCGCGTCGGCACCGCGATCTTCGGCGCCCGGCCGCCGAAGGAATAG
- a CDS encoding cupin domain-containing protein → MSETIASLADILHPLTPEEFFRDYHGRKPLHIPGAAGKLASVMDWRTLSGLLGQSGLWSSKSLQLVLDTRILDAPDYCRPGLDREGREAMMADLDKVGTWLRRGASLVCNDIDSLTPGLKAVANALEQGLGGKAQANLYCSWRAHQAFGSHFDTHDVYALHVEGQKTWRIYQRHFEDPIAHPFFKTLGQEFHDKHKGPVSLEVTLKPGDVLYLPRGWYHDALASAETAIHIAFGLTSVIGLDLISMLFERAVQDPVFRRTVPRPDAPDGAMAEHLAALGARVAEYVREPAVVQQFAAFMRGYHYDRGSLDLPGDALAKRWRRRNANLKVTRGPAGWQLGDDRRAVPIPPGAEGPVSWVVGRESFTETELAQAHPGLNEKARRQLLTDLSNMKVVEVA, encoded by the coding sequence ATGTCCGAGACGATCGCCAGCCTTGCCGACATCCTTCACCCGCTGACGCCGGAGGAGTTCTTCCGCGACTATCACGGCCGAAAGCCCCTCCACATCCCCGGTGCCGCCGGCAAGCTGGCCTCGGTCATGGACTGGCGCACGCTGTCGGGGCTGCTCGGCCAGTCCGGCCTGTGGTCGTCCAAGTCGCTCCAGCTCGTGCTCGACACCCGCATCCTCGACGCCCCGGACTATTGCCGGCCGGGCCTGGACCGGGAGGGGCGGGAGGCCATGATGGCCGACCTGGACAAGGTCGGCACCTGGCTGCGGCGCGGCGCCTCGCTGGTGTGCAACGACATCGACAGCCTGACCCCCGGCCTGAAGGCGGTCGCCAACGCGCTGGAGCAGGGCCTCGGCGGCAAGGCGCAGGCCAACCTCTATTGCTCGTGGCGGGCGCACCAGGCGTTCGGCAGCCATTTCGACACCCACGACGTCTATGCCCTGCATGTGGAGGGGCAGAAGACCTGGCGGATCTACCAGCGCCATTTCGAGGACCCGATCGCGCACCCCTTCTTCAAGACCCTGGGGCAGGAGTTCCACGACAAGCACAAGGGTCCCGTCAGCCTGGAGGTCACGCTGAAGCCGGGCGACGTGCTGTACCTGCCGCGCGGCTGGTACCACGACGCCCTGGCTTCGGCCGAGACCGCGATCCACATCGCCTTCGGCCTGACCTCGGTGATCGGGCTCGACCTGATCTCCATGCTGTTCGAGCGGGCGGTGCAGGACCCCGTGTTCCGCCGCACCGTGCCCCGGCCGGACGCGCCGGACGGCGCCATGGCCGAGCATCTGGCGGCGCTTGGCGCCCGGGTCGCGGAGTATGTGCGCGAGCCGGCCGTGGTCCAGCAGTTCGCCGCCTTCATGCGGGGCTACCACTACGACCGGGGCTCGCTCGACCTGCCCGGCGACGCGCTGGCGAAGCGCTGGCGCCGCCGCAACGCCAACCTCAAGGTGACCCGCGGCCCGGCCGGCTGGCAGCTGGGCGACGACCGTCGCGCGGTGCCGATCCCGCCGGGCGCCGAGGGGCCGGTATCCTGGGTCGTCGGCCGCGAGAGCTTCACCGAGACCGAACTGGCCCAGGCGCACCCCGGCCTGAACGAGAAGGCCCGGCGTCAGCTGCTGACCGACCTTTCCAACATGAAGGTGGTCGAGGTGGCGTGA
- a CDS encoding type II toxin-antitoxin system death-on-curing family toxin, translating to MNLVVEEATIQGRRFLNPPLQALLDLHGELLAEHGGAPGLRDPGALEASLARPFQLIAYGDDRLTIFDLAAALCVSICRSHPFVDGNKRAAFAALGVTLGLNGFELDAAEREAADRILDLAAGALSEDRFRDWVADHSYPIDPNP from the coding sequence ATGAACTTGGTTGTCGAAGAAGCGACGATCCAGGGCCGGCGCTTCCTGAACCCGCCTTTGCAGGCGCTCCTCGACCTTCATGGCGAATTGCTGGCGGAGCATGGCGGGGCTCCGGGATTGCGCGATCCCGGAGCGCTGGAGGCATCGCTGGCCCGCCCTTTCCAACTCATCGCCTACGGTGACGACAGGCTGACGATCTTCGATCTGGCGGCGGCACTATGCGTCAGCATATGCCGGAGCCATCCTTTCGTGGACGGCAACAAGCGGGCAGCCTTCGCGGCGCTCGGCGTCACGCTCGGCCTGAACGGGTTCGAACTCGACGCGGCCGAGCGCGAAGCGGCCGACAGGATCCTGGATCTCGCCGCCGGCGCGCTGTCGGAAGACAGGTTCCGTGACTGGGTGGCCGACCACTCCTACCCCATCGACCCCAATCCGTGA
- a CDS encoding AbrB/MazE/SpoVT family DNA-binding domain-containing protein encodes MHTTKLTKIGNSTGLTVPRDVLASAGLSRGDEVAVEVRDGKIEITKADDGYNQAMEIGRRFAARYRRTMAILSK; translated from the coding sequence ATGCACACCACTAAACTGACCAAGATCGGCAATTCGACCGGCCTGACCGTGCCCCGCGACGTGCTTGCCTCGGCCGGGCTGAGCCGAGGCGACGAGGTCGCTGTCGAAGTCCGGGATGGAAAGATCGAGATCACCAAGGCGGATGACGGTTACAATCAGGCGATGGAGATCGGACGGCGCTTCGCGGCACGCTATCGCCGCACCATGGCGATCCTTTCAAAATGA
- a CDS encoding porin, whose amino-acid sequence MRNILLATTALAAVVGFASAANAQIKVTLGGYTEFFAAIYDNNLVNGTDREFQLETEIVVKADGKADNGLLYGAKVELQNGTTSSVGTDEASVYLCGSWGRLELGDFDGAADTLAIYAPLTGVEAIDGDGIDFLAVTGFSSNGSTFELGRTPWGAAIKAPDSSDATKIMYLTPRFMGFQGGFSYTPENGDEAQNVIATKNSVGYSDFLEFGLNYVNTFEGVAVSAAATGTSGNGKGTTNTTALKNFTAYQLGGQVGYAGFKFGGSYIDAGNFNVPIRTDSGDQHAWNVGATYTAGPATVGLFYSDSEGYKRAPGTYADSYELYGLSGTYVLAPGFLIQSDLLYLEEDLKTTAAATAANQKVSTDGYVWVVSTRLNF is encoded by the coding sequence ATGAGGAACATCCTCCTCGCCACCACCGCGCTCGCCGCCGTCGTCGGCTTCGCTTCCGCCGCCAACGCCCAGATCAAGGTCACCCTGGGCGGCTACACCGAATTCTTCGCGGCCATCTACGACAATAATCTGGTCAACGGCACCGACCGCGAGTTCCAGCTCGAGACCGAGATCGTCGTCAAGGCGGACGGCAAGGCCGACAACGGGCTGCTGTACGGCGCCAAGGTCGAGTTGCAGAACGGCACGACCAGCAGCGTCGGCACCGACGAGGCGTCGGTCTATCTGTGCGGCTCCTGGGGCCGGCTGGAACTGGGCGACTTCGACGGCGCCGCCGACACCCTGGCGATCTATGCCCCGCTGACCGGCGTGGAGGCCATCGACGGCGACGGCATCGACTTCCTCGCCGTCACGGGCTTCTCGTCCAACGGCAGCACCTTCGAGTTGGGCCGCACGCCCTGGGGTGCCGCCATCAAGGCCCCGGACAGCAGCGACGCGACCAAAATCATGTATCTGACCCCGCGCTTCATGGGCTTCCAGGGCGGCTTCAGCTACACGCCGGAGAACGGTGACGAAGCGCAGAACGTCATCGCCACCAAGAACTCCGTCGGCTACTCCGACTTCCTGGAGTTCGGCCTGAACTACGTCAACACCTTCGAAGGCGTGGCGGTCTCCGCCGCCGCCACCGGCACCAGCGGCAACGGCAAGGGTACGACCAACACCACTGCCCTGAAGAACTTCACCGCCTATCAGCTCGGCGGTCAGGTCGGCTATGCCGGCTTCAAGTTCGGCGGCAGCTACATCGACGCCGGGAACTTCAACGTTCCGATCCGGACCGACAGCGGCGACCAGCATGCCTGGAACGTCGGCGCCACCTACACCGCCGGCCCGGCCACCGTCGGCCTGTTCTACTCGGACTCCGAAGGCTACAAGCGCGCTCCCGGCACCTACGCCGACAGCTACGAGCTCTACGGCCTGAGCGGCACCTATGTCCTGGCTCCGGGCTTCCTGATCCAGTCCGACCTGCTGTACCTCGAAGAGGACCTGAAGACGACCGCCGCCGCGACGGCCGCCAACCAGAAGGTCAGCACCGACGGCTATGTCTGGGTCGTCAGCACCCGCCTGAACTTCTAA